Genomic DNA from Theobroma cacao cultivar B97-61/B2 chromosome 3, Criollo_cocoa_genome_V2, whole genome shotgun sequence:
GAGGTGGGATTCGGTCATCCATCGGAAGTATGCTGGCAAAACCAAGGCAAAAGCTGAAGACCACGCTGCCACCAAAGGTGGCCCCACAGTTTGACGGATTGCACTGTTTCGAAACCTTGGTCGGTTGTTGATGTTAATTAATCTGCTTCGGTGCTTCGTTAGCTGCATATCCTGCTGCTGGAGGTTCGTGGCAAGGTTATTGATCGCTGTTGTCAAGATATCTGCTCCTTTCCATATTGTACTTAAGCATATTTCTGGATACAGATTGGACTGATGTGATAATATTTCCAACAAGGATTGCAAAGATTATATTGGTTCATTTCGTTACATACCTAAATTAACCAAGAAATACATAAACATGTCTTGTTAGACTGTAGATATATATAGCACCAGATGGCAAGTTTTCGCGGTTTAGTTTCATAGATATTGTATCTTGCATTCCAGATAAGATACAAGCCCTACATGTAAGCTCTACATGAATGGAACTAGCCTCCAAATGCAACATGGAAATATGGAAGGAATTTTAGTTATGTACAGATCAACCATGATGCACGCAATTCAGAGAAAATGTTGTTGAAGCATATCAAGCATAGAATCAAAACTCAACGTGGTGTACAATTTGTGAAAACGTACCTAATTCGTCAGTGGAATGCCTAATCAGCCTGATCATGATGGTTTCTGAAATTCATAGGGGAGGGAGGAAATAAATAGATGAAAATAGTGATTCCCAAGGAAACCAAATTGGAAGAACACAGCTGTGTctttattaaacaaaaatacaagCAGAATAAAACAGCACAGAGcatatattttcaaaagtCCCTTTGAATCCAAATTTATAGTATAAGATGATAAACCATGTTACTATGTTACAAGACTTTATCCTCTTCCTGAATGAAACTGCATGAGCATAACAGATAAAAAGTAAGGTGCCACTAACTCAGCCGCTTTCATGTGAAACTTTTGGGTGTGATTATGTATAGCCAATCAGCCATACAGCTCTATTACCTGAGGAATATGAATTCATTGGTTGTTAAgttcaaaatatacatataagtGAGTACAAATATACATCTCTACCCTCTAGTATATCAAGAAACCTGCTTTCCCATTCAAAAAGATGAGCCTATGTAATTCGCTCTCCCAGCACTCGAACACAATCTCTTTCCCCTGTTTGCTAGCCTTCTACCCACACCAAAGATAAATGCCCTACTCAACAGCCCATGGTCAAGACTACAAGCAAGAACAATTACCCCACCAAGAAATAGAAACCTTGAGATGTTCTTAGCCATTGGTTTTTCAGATGTAGCAGCTATCTCAGACTTTGATAAATCTTCATTGGTTTCCAAAGATCTCAGGTACTCGGTATTTATTTTGGTGTTAATTTGAGCCATAGACGCAGATCGAGAGAGTGGTGCTACAGATGCTCTTTCTTTTTGATAAGCACGTAACCCAGGCTCAATTTTCTTGACAGTTCCCCACATTCCCTGTCGTACTCCGAGCTTTACAATTTCCCATGGGATACCCATATCTTCATGATGGAAGAGTAGCACCTCGCACGCATTCCGTTGACCATGTCCTCTTTCTGATTCCACTGGATGTATGATGTGaaaatttagttttcattCATTCAACTCTAGCGAATCTTGGACTACTTATTAGATAGTAATAAGCAACTTTCTACAGTTTTTTGCTCCAAAGATTACGCTAATCTCAATTTTATTATCCAGTGTGCTTTGATTGCAAAAGCCTCAGGGgcaattttaagttaaaatcaTGAATTGACTGAAAGAACAAAGAGTGGCATCATATACCCGCTCGAATGTACCAACTTGAATAGTACAGGTCCACACGTCTTGGTTTCTTCTGCCGGGGGATAGATGGCCAGGAAACTCCCTGAAACAAAGTCATTTGAGTTGGaaaaaatccaagaaagcatAACAATAAATATGGCCAATGTAAATGAAAACCAAAAGAAGAGATCTTATAGAACTTGCTAGTTGGGAGAAGAAGGGTCATTTTCATCAATAACACTTCTACTGTCATTTGAAGTTCTTTAGCGTTACCTCTGCTAGGTTTTTTATCCCATTTTACGCTTGTCCAAACAATTAAGGCATTTCAAACACAGCCAATTGGAGTGATCATCTGCTACACTAATCAGAAGCGCTCTTTTTCATCAACAATCCACAGGGTTCTCTGTTgtcaatttgtttttttttttatttatcagtTGTCCATATTCTATCCTTCCAGACCATTAATAGCCCCCGTAAAATTGTGTGAGTAATTTGTTGACTTGAGTTCTAACcagaaaacatgttttgttGCTAGTTTTAGCGTTTTACATTAGTCAAACACATTAACatttttcatacctttgtcaCACAGTAGTAAGACCCATCCAATTCCCATATCCGTCGACCTATTATGTATTCTCTATCACTGCAAAAGAATGGAAACTGAGCCACAAGGAATTAGAAAAAGTTAGTATAAGCATTGCAAGGCAATCTATCAACTATCAGGCTAGGCAAATAAAAGGAAGTCTCAAGTCTCACTTTTCTTATCCATTGAACAACCATGGTCCCTGTTGTAGGACACTCTTCTATGGTTGCAGAATATGGAAGCATATCATCCCACTTTGGTCGAAATTCATCATCCCAGAAGAAGTCCCTCACCATCTTTGTAGTTACATCCTCGAATACAGTTTTGCTACGATACTGAGGAGGACCAGTCTAATAAAACCATGTAAATAGAAAAAGATTAGCAATCAAGCATTTCCACCAACATAATGCCACATACACACAGTTGACTCCATTTATCAAACAAATAGAAgagaaaaatcctacctttggaTCTCTCCGCCATGCCTGGTAACTCATATTTGGAGTAGAACGATCCATCATATGTATCCAGCTAGGACCTCCATCCCTCATTTCAACAAGCTGCCATAAATGCTTTAAATCTTCCTCTGTTACAACACTTGAACGTCCTTCATTAAGCTGTGATGAGCAGCATGtgctagaaaaagaaagaaaaaaaaaaaggacaatcaacaaaataGGAACTTGCTCCAATCCAAACTTTTGTCATTAAATGTCTCCATTTAGCTTTGCTTAGTCAAAGAAACATCAAGTTCCAGCATACAATTTGAAGAACAAacgattaataaaaaaataagagagagagagagacattCTTGCTGGATTATGAGTAtcaacacacacacacacacacacacgcaAACTATCCAAGTACCTGCAATTGTCATATTCAGAAAGAGAAACAGAGGGCGTTTTCCCGTGGGCTCCATTTTTAATGACCCAATATTTAGAAGCTTGTGACTGCGTTTTCAAGGAGTTCAAACATGGAGCCGAACCAATACTTTTCAAAGGGGACATTGGCGACTTAGAAGGCGATGGTGACAACGATAATTCCAATGATTTCGATACAGCACAACTCAATTTTTGCGTTCCCTGGCTCGCCCATTTTGGCTTCCAAGCCCAACCAACTATTATTCCTACTAAAAACGCTATCCATAAAGGACCCATATACACCATCATCTCCGTACACATTCCTCCAATAGCATCAATATCGCGGTTACAGATTAGTATAAAGATTGAAATATTAATCCGTAGTCAAACAAATTGTAAAGATAACCCAAGGAGAAGAAGCTTTCGGGAAAATAAAGGGATAAGGAAGGAGAAAAATCAGAGATGTTCAGATATGGCGGCAAAGGAAGGACGGAAGAAGACGAATTTGTGGGCTGATAAAAAACATGAGCGGTTGAAAGAGGGGAGTTCACGCTGGCTCTTGATTATGACGTCGTCAGAGTGTGAACGATGTCGTTTTTAGGGCGAGTTTGGGAATTTGATGGAAGAGGGGAATTTGTCCTTGCGTTGTTTAGGCAAAAGGGCTAAAATATGTGATTGGGATGGAATGGTATTGGCCGCAATAACATTGGTGGAGAATGAATGTAGTGCAAACCCCGCATGGATTctgtttttgtatttttgggGTGTTTTCAATGCCTTGTGCTTCGTTTGCAAATTCACGAGGTAATCAAGGCTAAAGAGGACTGGACTCTGGAAAACTGTTGTCATGCTTTTTACAATGCCCAACGTTGGACTTGGGGGTTTTAGCGGCTTTTCAGTGTGTTGCGAAAGGTGTGGATGGTAAGACTAAGCAACAAGGAATAACCAGGTTCATCACCTTCCACCCATTTAGAGGAATTTATGCCTTATAGAAGTACGAACATATAAGTACATTTGTTCGTGGTTAAAAACATCAGAAGAGCTTGGTTTATAGCATAACCTTTTCTATTTTACCAAAGTtcaatttgaataattttctttatgcataataaacaaaaacaaaaagaaaaggcaacAAAATATATCGTAAAAAGTAATTAGCCATTGACCAAAAGAAATATGGTAGTATTCTTATGGGAACTTCACTTTCAAATATTATCCTTTTATTCGGTGGCGTTTTATGTCTTATTGAAATGTGGTCGTTGAAAAAAGtgattattgaaacaataatattataattttttatatataaaaaaattatta
This window encodes:
- the LOC18605857 gene encoding uncharacterized protein LOC18605857, with product MCTEMMVYMGPLWIAFLVGIIVGWAWKPKWASQGTQKLSCAVSKSLELSLSPSPSKSPMSPLKSIGSAPCLNSLKTQSQASKYWVIKNGAHGKTPSVSLSEYDNCSTCCSSQLNEGRSSVVTEEDLKHLWQLVEMRDGGPSWIHMMDRSTPNMSYQAWRRDPKTGPPQYRSKTVFEDVTTKMVRDFFWDDEFRPKWDDMLPYSATIEECPTTGTMVVQWIRKFPFFCSDREYIIGRRIWELDGSYYCVTKGVSWPSIPRQKKPRRVDLYYSSWYIRAVESERGHGQRNACEVLLFHHEDMGIPWEIVKLGVRQGMWGTVKKIEPGLRAYQKERASVAPLSRSASMAQINTKINTEYLRSLETNEDLSKSEIAATSEKPMAKNISRFLFLGGVIVLACSLDHGLLSRAFIFGVGRRLANRGKRLCSSAGRANYIGSSF